The Glycine soja cultivar W05 chromosome 8, ASM419377v2, whole genome shotgun sequence genome has a window encoding:
- the LOC114424105 gene encoding uncharacterized protein LOC114424105, translating to MYDGQSRTTRFQLSKALFRSSLAANEKVEPHVLKIIGLIEQLEKLGCTLGKELSQDLILQSHSDSFSQFIVNFNMNKMSCDLHEMLNLLIDYENQIASEKKKGIVMVVGKSSKKKGKVPKRKHLGPKGGMTKPKNTRNKIDQTNAKCFFCKEKGQWKRN from the coding sequence ATGTATGATGGTCAAAGCAGGACGACTAGATTTCAGTTATCTAAGGCCCTGTTTAGATCCTCACTTGCTGCAAATGAAAAGGTTGAACCCCATGTTCTTAAGATAATTGGTCTCATAGAACAACTTGAGAAGTTGGGGTGCACTCTTGGGAAAGAGCTTTCTCAAGATTTGATTCTGCAATCACATTCTGATTCATTTTCACAATTTATTGTGAATTTCAACATGAATAAGATGAGTTGTGACTTGCATGAGATGCTTAATCTGCTAATTGATTATGAGAATCAAATTGCTTctgagaagaagaaaggaattgTCATGGTAGTTGGCAAGAGCTCCAAGAAGAAAGGCAAAGTACCAAAAAGGAAGCATCTTGGACCTAAGGGTGGTATGACCAAACCCAAGAACACAAGGAACAAGATTGACCAAACTAATGCTAAATGTTTCTTCTGTAAGGAGAAAGGTCAATGGAAGAGGAATTGA